Proteins encoded together in one Felis catus isolate Fca126 chromosome B3, F.catus_Fca126_mat1.0, whole genome shotgun sequence window:
- the TBPL2 gene encoding TATA box-binding protein-like 2 isoform X2, with protein MTPTVCSGLDRVEAEAQGRDLRGPCPAPSRPDPQLGPASPFAPAGLINGPCATRAQSGSAAAQLAWALPPSRLSALLTVGPPPMEEEQTYLELYLDQCAAQDDLAPPGSPLLSPIVPDDGYIPNTSNSETVFNSHLQEVKGASGHFSSVDLSFLPDELTQESKDQSVIRSKQDIEENCKTQSQQSRLSLPREQDMGLGLINDSTLSKSHSQAYPGDADSVQPSPEKPNSTPLMSITPMTPVTPVSECSGIVPQLQNIVSTVNLACKLDLKKIALHAKNAEYNPKRFAAVIMRIREPRTTALIFSSGKMVCTGAKSEEQSRLAARKYARVVQKLGFPARFLDFKIQNMVGSCDVRFPIRLEGLVLTHQQFSSYEPELFPGLIYRMVKPRIVLLIFVSGKVVLTGQLQ; from the exons ATGACTCCCACGGTCTGCAGCGGCTTGGACCGGGTGGAGGCGGAGGCCCAGGGGAGGGACCTGAggggcccctgcccagccccttcACGCCCCGACCCCCAGCTCGGCCCCGCCTCGCCATTTGCGCCCGCGGGGCTGATAAATGGCCCGTGCGCCACGCGCGCTCAGTCGGGCTCAGCTGCAGCTCAACTCGCCTGGGCGCTTCCCCCTTCCCGCCTCTCAGCTCTCCTAACGGTGGGGCCTCCACCCATGGAGGAGGAGCAGACGTACCTGGAGCTCTACCTGGACCAGTGCGCCGCCCAG GATGATCTCGCTCCACCTGGGTCACCGCTGCTCAGCCCAATTGTACCTGATGATGGGTACATACCTAATACATCCAATTCAGAGACTGTGTTTAATTCACATCTTCAAGAAGTCAAAGGAGCATCTGGCCATTTCTCATCTGTGGATCTTAGCTTCCTACCAGATGAACTTACCCAAGAAAGTAAAGACCAGAGTGTTATTAGAAGCAAGCAGGACATCGAAGAAAATTGTAAAACTCAAAGTCAGCAAAGTAGGTTGTCATTACCCAGAGAACAGGACATGGGTCTGGGGTTAATCAATGACAGCACTTTGTCAAAGTCCCATTCACAAGCATACCCTGGTGATGCTGACTCAGTCCAGCCCTCTCCTGAGAAACCAAACTCCACGCCTCTGATGTCCATAACTCCCATGACACCAGTGACCCCTGTttcagaatgttctggaattgtGCCTCAACTACA GAATATAGTTTCCACTGTAAACCTGGCCTGTAAACTGGATCTGAAGAAAATAGCTTTGCATGCAAAAAATGCAGAGTATAACCCAAAG AGGTTTGCTGCTGTCATAATGAGGATCCGAGAGCCCAGGACCACAGCCCTCATATTTAGCTCTGGGAAAATGGTCTGCACGGGAGCCAAAAG tgAAGAGCAGTCTCGACTTGCTGCGAGGAAGTATGCTCGTGTGGTGCAGAAGCTTGGGTTCCCGGCCAGATTCCTcgattttaaaatacagaacatgGTTGGAAGCTGTGATGTGAGATTTCCCATCAGGCTGGAAGGTTTGGTGTTAACCCATCAGCAGTTCAGTAG TTATGAACCTGAACTTTTTCCTGGCCTTATTTATAGAATGGTAAAACCACGAATTGTGTTGCTTATCTTTGTATCCGGAAAAGTTGTGTTGACAG
- the TBPL2 gene encoding TATA box-binding protein-like 2 isoform X1 yields the protein MTPTVCSGLDRVEAEAQGRDLRGPCPAPSRPDPQLGPASPFAPAGLINGPCATRAQSGSAAAQLAWALPPSRLSALLTVGPPPMEEEQTYLELYLDQCAAQDDLAPPGSPLLSPIVPDDGYIPNTSNSETVFNSHLQEVKGASGHFSSVDLSFLPDELTQESKDQSVIRSKQDIEENCKTQSQQSRLSLPREQDMGLGLINDSTLSKSHSQAYPGDADSVQPSPEKPNSTPLMSITPMTPVTPVSECSGIVPQLQNIVSTVNLACKLDLKKIALHAKNAEYNPKRFAAVIMRIREPRTTALIFSSGKMVCTGAKSEEQSRLAARKYARVVQKLGFPARFLDFKIQNMVGSCDVRFPIRLEGLVLTHQQFSSYEPELFPGLIYRMVKPRIVLLIFVSGKVVLTGAKERSEIYEAFENIYPILKGFKKA from the exons ATGACTCCCACGGTCTGCAGCGGCTTGGACCGGGTGGAGGCGGAGGCCCAGGGGAGGGACCTGAggggcccctgcccagccccttcACGCCCCGACCCCCAGCTCGGCCCCGCCTCGCCATTTGCGCCCGCGGGGCTGATAAATGGCCCGTGCGCCACGCGCGCTCAGTCGGGCTCAGCTGCAGCTCAACTCGCCTGGGCGCTTCCCCCTTCCCGCCTCTCAGCTCTCCTAACGGTGGGGCCTCCACCCATGGAGGAGGAGCAGACGTACCTGGAGCTCTACCTGGACCAGTGCGCCGCCCAG GATGATCTCGCTCCACCTGGGTCACCGCTGCTCAGCCCAATTGTACCTGATGATGGGTACATACCTAATACATCCAATTCAGAGACTGTGTTTAATTCACATCTTCAAGAAGTCAAAGGAGCATCTGGCCATTTCTCATCTGTGGATCTTAGCTTCCTACCAGATGAACTTACCCAAGAAAGTAAAGACCAGAGTGTTATTAGAAGCAAGCAGGACATCGAAGAAAATTGTAAAACTCAAAGTCAGCAAAGTAGGTTGTCATTACCCAGAGAACAGGACATGGGTCTGGGGTTAATCAATGACAGCACTTTGTCAAAGTCCCATTCACAAGCATACCCTGGTGATGCTGACTCAGTCCAGCCCTCTCCTGAGAAACCAAACTCCACGCCTCTGATGTCCATAACTCCCATGACACCAGTGACCCCTGTttcagaatgttctggaattgtGCCTCAACTACA GAATATAGTTTCCACTGTAAACCTGGCCTGTAAACTGGATCTGAAGAAAATAGCTTTGCATGCAAAAAATGCAGAGTATAACCCAAAG AGGTTTGCTGCTGTCATAATGAGGATCCGAGAGCCCAGGACCACAGCCCTCATATTTAGCTCTGGGAAAATGGTCTGCACGGGAGCCAAAAG tgAAGAGCAGTCTCGACTTGCTGCGAGGAAGTATGCTCGTGTGGTGCAGAAGCTTGGGTTCCCGGCCAGATTCCTcgattttaaaatacagaacatgGTTGGAAGCTGTGATGTGAGATTTCCCATCAGGCTGGAAGGTTTGGTGTTAACCCATCAGCAGTTCAGTAG TTATGAACCTGAACTTTTTCCTGGCCTTATTTATAGAATGGTAAAACCACGAATTGTGTTGCTTATCTTTGTATCCGGAAAAGTTGTGTTGACAG
- the TBPL2 gene encoding TATA box-binding protein-like 2 isoform X3: MTPTVCSGLDRVEAEAQGRDLRGPCPAPSRPDPQLGPASPFAPAGLINGPCATRAQSGSAAAQLAWALPPSRLSALLTVGPPPMEEEQTYLELYLDQCAAQDDLAPPGSPLLSPIVPDDGYIPNTSNSETVFNSHLQEVKGASGHFSSVDLSFLPDELTQESKDQSVIRSKQDIEENCKTQSQQSRLSLPREQDMGLGLINDSTLSKSHSQAYPGDADSVQPSPEKPNSTPLMSITPMTPVTPVSECSGIVPQLQNIVSTVNLACKLDLKKIALHAKNAEYNPKRFAAVIMRIREPRTTALIFSSGKMVCTGAKSYEPELFPGLIYRMVKPRIVLLIFVSGKVVLTGAKERSEIYEAFENIYPILKGFKKA; encoded by the exons ATGACTCCCACGGTCTGCAGCGGCTTGGACCGGGTGGAGGCGGAGGCCCAGGGGAGGGACCTGAggggcccctgcccagccccttcACGCCCCGACCCCCAGCTCGGCCCCGCCTCGCCATTTGCGCCCGCGGGGCTGATAAATGGCCCGTGCGCCACGCGCGCTCAGTCGGGCTCAGCTGCAGCTCAACTCGCCTGGGCGCTTCCCCCTTCCCGCCTCTCAGCTCTCCTAACGGTGGGGCCTCCACCCATGGAGGAGGAGCAGACGTACCTGGAGCTCTACCTGGACCAGTGCGCCGCCCAG GATGATCTCGCTCCACCTGGGTCACCGCTGCTCAGCCCAATTGTACCTGATGATGGGTACATACCTAATACATCCAATTCAGAGACTGTGTTTAATTCACATCTTCAAGAAGTCAAAGGAGCATCTGGCCATTTCTCATCTGTGGATCTTAGCTTCCTACCAGATGAACTTACCCAAGAAAGTAAAGACCAGAGTGTTATTAGAAGCAAGCAGGACATCGAAGAAAATTGTAAAACTCAAAGTCAGCAAAGTAGGTTGTCATTACCCAGAGAACAGGACATGGGTCTGGGGTTAATCAATGACAGCACTTTGTCAAAGTCCCATTCACAAGCATACCCTGGTGATGCTGACTCAGTCCAGCCCTCTCCTGAGAAACCAAACTCCACGCCTCTGATGTCCATAACTCCCATGACACCAGTGACCCCTGTttcagaatgttctggaattgtGCCTCAACTACA GAATATAGTTTCCACTGTAAACCTGGCCTGTAAACTGGATCTGAAGAAAATAGCTTTGCATGCAAAAAATGCAGAGTATAACCCAAAG AGGTTTGCTGCTGTCATAATGAGGATCCGAGAGCCCAGGACCACAGCCCTCATATTTAGCTCTGGGAAAATGGTCTGCACGGGAGCCAAAAG TTATGAACCTGAACTTTTTCCTGGCCTTATTTATAGAATGGTAAAACCACGAATTGTGTTGCTTATCTTTGTATCCGGAAAAGTTGTGTTGACAG
- the TBPL2 gene encoding TATA box-binding protein-like 2 isoform X4, with protein sequence MTPTVCSGLDRVEAEAQGRDLRGPCPAPSRPDPQLGPASPFAPAGLINGPCATRAQSGSAAAQLAWALPPSRLSALLTVGPPPMEEEQTYLELYLDQCAAQDDLAPPGSPLLSPIVPDDGYIPNTSNSETVFNSHLQEVKGASGHFSSVDLSFLPDELTQESKDQSVIRSKQDIEENCKTQSQQSRLSLPREQDMGLGLINDSTLSKSHSQAYPGDADSVQPSPEKPNSTPLMSITPMTPVTPVSECSGIVPQLQNIVSTVNLACKLDLKKIALHAKNAEYNPKRFAAVIMRIREPRTTALIFSSGKMVCTGAKSYEPELFPGLIYRMVKPRIVLLIFVSGKVVLTGQLQ encoded by the exons ATGACTCCCACGGTCTGCAGCGGCTTGGACCGGGTGGAGGCGGAGGCCCAGGGGAGGGACCTGAggggcccctgcccagccccttcACGCCCCGACCCCCAGCTCGGCCCCGCCTCGCCATTTGCGCCCGCGGGGCTGATAAATGGCCCGTGCGCCACGCGCGCTCAGTCGGGCTCAGCTGCAGCTCAACTCGCCTGGGCGCTTCCCCCTTCCCGCCTCTCAGCTCTCCTAACGGTGGGGCCTCCACCCATGGAGGAGGAGCAGACGTACCTGGAGCTCTACCTGGACCAGTGCGCCGCCCAG GATGATCTCGCTCCACCTGGGTCACCGCTGCTCAGCCCAATTGTACCTGATGATGGGTACATACCTAATACATCCAATTCAGAGACTGTGTTTAATTCACATCTTCAAGAAGTCAAAGGAGCATCTGGCCATTTCTCATCTGTGGATCTTAGCTTCCTACCAGATGAACTTACCCAAGAAAGTAAAGACCAGAGTGTTATTAGAAGCAAGCAGGACATCGAAGAAAATTGTAAAACTCAAAGTCAGCAAAGTAGGTTGTCATTACCCAGAGAACAGGACATGGGTCTGGGGTTAATCAATGACAGCACTTTGTCAAAGTCCCATTCACAAGCATACCCTGGTGATGCTGACTCAGTCCAGCCCTCTCCTGAGAAACCAAACTCCACGCCTCTGATGTCCATAACTCCCATGACACCAGTGACCCCTGTttcagaatgttctggaattgtGCCTCAACTACA GAATATAGTTTCCACTGTAAACCTGGCCTGTAAACTGGATCTGAAGAAAATAGCTTTGCATGCAAAAAATGCAGAGTATAACCCAAAG AGGTTTGCTGCTGTCATAATGAGGATCCGAGAGCCCAGGACCACAGCCCTCATATTTAGCTCTGGGAAAATGGTCTGCACGGGAGCCAAAAG TTATGAACCTGAACTTTTTCCTGGCCTTATTTATAGAATGGTAAAACCACGAATTGTGTTGCTTATCTTTGTATCCGGAAAAGTTGTGTTGACAG